From the genome of Streptomyces sp. V1I1, one region includes:
- a CDS encoding glycosyltransferase, with translation MDLADLPSADHSRWSAPLRLAAPLAGALALWAYAMVRTDTSRLGDFGLVGALPVVFWVALALLTVGFWVCVRDPLRGNSWSLAYTVGLIVLERATQALVYPTPLYSWAWKHDAVIEHLLTAGGLQRGDELGDMAVYDQWPGFFAAQAALVRLTGVENAAMYMAWWPLVSSLLLLAPLLLIYRTFTQDRRLIWTAVWIFYVANWVGQDYFSPQSVALALYLGVIAIVLRRGERPARGRRSRQVLWTVLLIPLITAIVISHQLTPVMLVASLGALCLTRRYRDWTLLITLLLVFLAWNLTASLPFLREAVPEMVSSFGDVSGNLETGYGSTPTGTGPVIVSWVSRILSASVLLLGSIGVLRRRVLRHRARPLLLLAAVPLLMLVANDYGSEMIFRVLLFMLPGACFFAAAALLPAVRPLAAEPGGHGVPQPAVSLRFAVLPGVVLLALTAALVPSYSGKDRLSYFPPQEVALVRQVFDRAPQGSLVVAAHRNYPLAYASYWNVQHYWFLDDEKSHVEKILKDPAGTLARDMAAVEPPAKAYFLLTQGQIANSEMNGMLTGDQLRSIEKSVAASPLFEQVGRNGAGVIYELKRTDSSPGRTP, from the coding sequence ATGGATCTTGCCGACCTGCCCTCCGCCGACCACTCGCGCTGGTCGGCACCGCTGCGGCTGGCGGCCCCGCTGGCCGGCGCGCTCGCCCTGTGGGCGTACGCCATGGTGCGCACCGACACCTCCCGGCTCGGCGACTTCGGGCTCGTCGGGGCGCTGCCGGTCGTCTTCTGGGTCGCGCTGGCGCTGCTGACCGTGGGCTTCTGGGTCTGCGTACGGGATCCGCTGCGCGGCAACAGCTGGTCGCTGGCGTACACCGTGGGCCTGATCGTGCTGGAGCGCGCCACCCAGGCGCTCGTCTACCCCACCCCGCTGTACTCCTGGGCGTGGAAGCACGACGCGGTCATCGAGCATCTGCTCACCGCGGGCGGCCTCCAGCGCGGCGACGAGCTGGGCGACATGGCGGTCTACGACCAGTGGCCCGGTTTCTTCGCCGCCCAGGCCGCGCTGGTGCGGCTGACCGGGGTGGAGAACGCGGCGATGTACATGGCCTGGTGGCCGCTGGTCTCCAGCCTCCTGCTGCTCGCGCCGCTGCTGCTGATCTACCGCACCTTCACCCAGGACCGCCGTCTGATCTGGACCGCTGTCTGGATCTTCTACGTCGCCAACTGGGTGGGGCAGGACTACTTCTCGCCGCAGTCGGTGGCCCTCGCCCTGTATCTCGGCGTGATCGCGATCGTGCTGCGTCGCGGCGAGCGCCCCGCGCGGGGCCGCAGATCGCGGCAGGTGCTGTGGACCGTCCTGCTCATCCCGCTGATCACCGCCATCGTCATCTCCCACCAGCTCACCCCGGTGATGCTGGTGGCGAGTCTCGGCGCGCTGTGCCTGACCCGCCGCTACCGCGACTGGACACTGCTGATCACTCTGCTGCTGGTGTTCCTGGCGTGGAATCTCACCGCTTCGCTGCCGTTCCTGCGGGAGGCGGTGCCCGAGATGGTGAGCTCCTTCGGCGATGTGAGCGGCAATCTGGAGACGGGCTACGGGTCCACGCCGACCGGCACCGGACCGGTGATCGTCTCCTGGGTGTCCCGGATCCTCTCGGCCTCCGTACTGCTGCTCGGCTCAATCGGCGTGCTGCGTCGGCGGGTGCTGCGGCACCGCGCCCGGCCGCTGCTGCTGCTCGCCGCGGTCCCGCTGCTGATGCTGGTGGCCAATGACTACGGCAGCGAAATGATCTTCCGGGTGCTGCTGTTCATGCTCCCGGGCGCGTGCTTCTTCGCGGCGGCCGCGCTGCTGCCCGCGGTGCGGCCGCTGGCCGCGGAGCCCGGCGGGCACGGGGTCCCGCAGCCCGCGGTGAGCCTTCGGTTCGCGGTGCTGCCCGGGGTTGTGCTGCTGGCGCTGACGGCGGCGCTCGTGCCCAGCTACTCGGGCAAGGACCGGCTCAGCTACTTCCCGCCGCAGGAGGTCGCGCTGGTCCGGCAGGTCTTCGACCGGGCGCCTCAGGGTTCTCTTGTCGTTGCCGCCCATCGCAACTACCCGCTCGCGTACGCTTCGTACTGGAATGTGCAGCATTACTGGTTCCTCGACGACGAGAAGAGCCATGTCGAAAAGATCCTGAAGGACCCGGCCGGGACGCTCGCCCGGGACATGGCCGCGGTGGAACCGCCCGCCAAGGCGTACTTCCTGCTCACCCAGGGCCAGATCGCCAACTCCGAGATGAACGGCATGCTCACCGGCGACCAGCTGCGGAGCATCGAGAAGTCCGTCGCGGCCTCACCCCTGTTCGAGCAGGTCGGCCGCAACGGCGCAGGCGTCATCTACGAACTGAAGCGCACCGACAGCTCGCCGGGGAGGACCCCATGA
- a CDS encoding STAS domain-containing protein, translated as MDRGTVGSANRGRLQVEVRTEGHSEVVKPAGELDHHTAELLRVPLDDALAQGRARLVIDCSQLEFCDSTGLNVLLGARLKAEAAGGGVHLVGMLPVVARVFEITGAEAVFTVHDSLEEALSD; from the coding sequence ATGGACCGCGGGACGGTCGGCAGTGCGAATCGGGGCCGGCTTCAGGTCGAGGTTCGGACCGAGGGCCACAGTGAGGTTGTGAAACCGGCGGGTGAGTTGGATCACCACACCGCCGAACTTCTCCGCGTGCCCTTGGACGACGCACTCGCGCAAGGCCGTGCACGCCTGGTCATCGACTGCTCACAGCTCGAGTTCTGCGACTCGACCGGGCTCAATGTGCTGCTCGGCGCCAGGCTGAAGGCGGAGGCCGCCGGGGGAGGGGTCCATTTGGTCGGGATGCTGCCTGTAGTGGCAAGGGTCTTCGAGATCACCGGGGCGGAGGCGGTCTTCACCGTGCATGACTCGCTCGAAGAGGCCCTCTCCGACTGA
- a CDS encoding lipopolysaccharide biosynthesis protein: MADTTRLRRPDASGDALPGTEPDGKEPDSTEPDGGAVSTERPSGDSMFRNAYALMLSTGVSAALGLGFWLVAARYYTEQAVGEGSAAIAAMRLLASITATTMIGAVVRYVPRAGRATGPLVWRAYAVSSLVVCLASATFLLTLDLWGPSYAPLGGVSAGLLFTASCVGWALLTLQDGVLTGLRKAVWVPVGNAVFSIGKLLLLAVFATALPVLGIFVSWAAAIALSVLPLGWLIFRRLIPRQATADRHRELLRMRDIGRFLAGDSVGSLFSLAMINLLPVMVAVRFDAAHNGFFYIAYTVGGTMEFMAINMASSLTAHASHSPESLAGGVRGALRRMAVLLVPVVVFLVVFAPQILAPFGEDYAAHGTTVLRLLAAAALPRVVVELYIGVLRVQGRTGVLAALQGTMCALVLGSAALLLGPVGISGAGLGLLLSMTVMAAVSAPGLRAVLSAREPRPSLFTRLVRRGTAEEEAYGTTWARRAAERREEAAAEYTQEYGKDWARQTAYLRGAHDDMATPAFGIPVYVRDPARRAGSGDAGGHVQPAPARQPVPDPGEGRLALALWLLLGLSAVLFWVPLLHAPDITMDHLSGTQLLKSLPAITLTAGVLLIVVHSAACSLLRPRPALLGAGLLVTFAALHTSPALLGREPEPVQGVWYDTLAGFLAAAAGLDSPEPLLRWLPTVCQLLCLVAVLAILRAIKLPVAAQWGALWLLAVCGWALQRPLAPVALPLQVGLTCAALALIWIRAARSTPARN; encoded by the coding sequence GTGGCTGATACGACCAGGCTTCGCCGGCCGGACGCGTCCGGCGACGCACTGCCCGGCACCGAGCCGGACGGCAAGGAGCCGGACAGCACCGAGCCGGACGGCGGCGCCGTGAGTACCGAGCGCCCCAGCGGCGACTCGATGTTCCGCAACGCCTACGCGCTGATGCTCTCCACCGGCGTCTCCGCCGCACTCGGCCTCGGCTTCTGGCTGGTCGCCGCCCGGTACTACACCGAGCAAGCGGTCGGCGAGGGCTCGGCCGCCATCGCCGCCATGCGGCTGCTGGCCTCCATCACCGCCACCACCATGATCGGCGCGGTGGTGCGGTACGTGCCGCGGGCCGGACGCGCCACCGGGCCGCTGGTGTGGCGCGCGTACGCCGTCAGCTCGCTGGTGGTGTGCCTCGCCTCCGCCACTTTCCTGCTCACGCTCGACCTGTGGGGCCCTTCGTACGCACCGCTCGGCGGCGTGAGCGCGGGCCTGCTCTTCACCGCGTCCTGCGTCGGCTGGGCGCTGCTGACCCTGCAGGACGGCGTGCTGACCGGGCTGCGCAAGGCCGTGTGGGTGCCGGTCGGCAACGCGGTCTTCTCCATAGGCAAACTGCTGCTGCTCGCCGTCTTCGCCACCGCCCTGCCCGTGCTGGGCATCTTCGTCTCCTGGGCGGCGGCCATCGCCCTGTCCGTGCTGCCGCTCGGCTGGCTGATCTTCCGCCGGCTCATCCCCCGCCAGGCCACGGCCGACCGCCACCGCGAGCTGCTGCGGATGCGCGACATAGGGCGCTTCCTCGCCGGCGACTCGGTCGGGTCACTGTTCTCGCTGGCGATGATCAATCTGCTGCCGGTGATGGTCGCGGTCCGCTTCGACGCCGCGCACAACGGCTTCTTCTACATCGCGTACACCGTCGGCGGGACGATGGAGTTCATGGCCATCAACATGGCCTCCTCGCTGACCGCGCACGCCTCGCACAGCCCGGAGAGCCTGGCCGGCGGGGTCCGTGGGGCGCTGCGCCGGATGGCCGTGCTGCTGGTGCCCGTCGTGGTGTTCCTGGTCGTCTTCGCCCCGCAGATCCTCGCCCCGTTCGGCGAGGACTACGCCGCGCACGGCACCACCGTGCTGCGGCTGCTGGCCGCGGCCGCCCTGCCCCGGGTCGTCGTCGAGCTGTACATCGGGGTGCTGCGCGTCCAGGGACGTACGGGCGTGCTCGCCGCCCTCCAGGGCACGATGTGCGCGCTGGTGCTGGGCAGCGCGGCGCTGCTGCTCGGACCCGTCGGGATCTCCGGCGCGGGCCTGGGGCTGCTGCTGTCGATGACGGTGATGGCGGCGGTTTCCGCGCCGGGCCTGCGCGCGGTGCTCTCCGCGCGCGAGCCCCGGCCGAGCCTGTTCACCCGGCTGGTGCGGCGCGGCACCGCCGAGGAGGAGGCGTACGGCACGACCTGGGCGCGCCGGGCCGCCGAGCGGCGCGAGGAGGCGGCGGCGGAGTACACGCAGGAGTACGGGAAGGACTGGGCGCGGCAGACGGCGTATCTGCGGGGTGCGCACGACGACATGGCGACGCCGGCCTTCGGCATCCCCGTCTACGTACGGGATCCGGCTCGGCGGGCGGGCAGTGGGGACGCCGGCGGGCACGTGCAGCCCGCGCCCGCACGGCAACCGGTGCCCGACCCGGGCGAGGGGCGGCTGGCCCTCGCGCTCTGGCTGCTGCTCGGGCTCTCGGCCGTGCTGTTCTGGGTGCCCCTGCTCCATGCCCCGGACATCACCATGGACCACCTCTCCGGCACGCAGCTGCTGAAGTCGCTGCCGGCGATCACCCTCACCGCGGGCGTCCTGCTCATCGTCGTCCACAGCGCGGCCTGCTCGCTGCTGCGCCCGCGTCCGGCGCTGCTCGGAGCCGGACTGCTGGTCACCTTCGCCGCGCTGCACACCTCGCCCGCGCTGCTCGGCCGGGAGCCGGAGCCCGTCCAAGGCGTTTGGTACGACACCCTGGCCGGCTTCCTCGCGGCGGCCGCGGGACTCGACAGCCCGGAGCCGCTGCTCCGCTGGCTGCCGACAGTCTGCCAACTCCTCTGCCTGGTCGCGGTGTTGGCGATTCTCCGGGCGATCAAGCTGCCCGTCGCGGCACAGTGGGGGGCACTGTGGCTGCTCGCCGTGTGCGGCTGGGCGCTGCAGAGACCTCTCGCGCCCGTCGCGCTCCCGCTCCAAGTGGGCCTCACCTGCGCGGCGTTGGCACTGATCTGGATACGCGCGGCGCGTTCGACGCCGGCACGGAACTGA
- a CDS encoding DUF6479 family protein — protein sequence MNAFMYAQADQLADPLARGLGAAIAPVAAVVVIGVVIFVAAMWANRRRPYEPPSPEEQPRPPEHPTHLGETREPDDDFGAEGGKRRILPHEMKGYGNFGSHTSHGERPPDDENSGGASGSGRFGG from the coding sequence ATGAATGCATTCATGTACGCACAGGCCGACCAGCTCGCGGATCCTCTCGCCCGGGGGCTGGGGGCCGCCATCGCGCCGGTCGCCGCCGTCGTGGTCATCGGCGTGGTGATCTTCGTCGCGGCGATGTGGGCGAACCGCAGACGCCCCTACGAGCCACCGAGCCCCGAGGAACAGCCGCGGCCCCCGGAGCACCCCACCCACCTTGGGGAGACCCGGGAACCCGACGACGACTTCGGTGCCGAGGGCGGGAAGCGGCGTATCCTGCCGCACGAGATGAAGGGGTACGGGAACTTCGGATCCCACACGTCTCACGGCGAACGGCCCCCCGACGACGAGAACAGCGGAGGAGCGTCCGGCAGTGGCCGGTTCGGCGGCTGA
- a CDS encoding glycoside hydrolase family 26 protein, translating to MSTALVGVLLVGVLALKSSGSDDSNPSAHSAECRPTKLLVPRCGAWFGAYVRHAKPDLEENVLAYEQRIGRTLDIVYTYHDMSLDGLEGQLLTEQEQRVGKDRMLLLSWESKWWSGTPAQQPSWKQIASGALDTSVIDVQAKRIKAYGKPLFLSFDLEMDTRTPANGTPAEYVAAYRHIHDRFRELGVTNVVWTWIITGYTGHSELFRTLYPGDAYVDWIGYNQYNYFRCHKAKWQSFEQTQTASHEWIRENLSADKPLMLSEFGTADDPAKPSAQAEWYEQVPRVVKELEGVRAALQWNYRDPGPGCDLSLARDESWKSLRKAVSDPYFNQPRP from the coding sequence GTGTCCACAGCCCTCGTCGGCGTGCTGCTCGTGGGCGTACTCGCCCTCAAGTCCTCCGGTTCCGACGACTCCAACCCCTCGGCGCACAGCGCCGAATGCAGGCCGACCAAACTGCTGGTGCCGCGCTGCGGCGCCTGGTTCGGCGCATATGTACGGCACGCCAAGCCCGACCTCGAAGAGAACGTCCTCGCCTACGAGCAGCGCATCGGCCGCACGCTGGACATCGTCTACACGTACCACGACATGTCCCTGGACGGCCTGGAGGGACAGCTGCTGACCGAGCAGGAGCAGCGCGTCGGCAAGGACCGGATGCTGCTGCTGTCCTGGGAGAGCAAGTGGTGGAGCGGCACCCCGGCGCAGCAGCCCAGCTGGAAGCAGATCGCCTCCGGGGCGCTCGACACGAGCGTGATCGACGTCCAGGCAAAGCGGATCAAGGCCTACGGCAAGCCGCTGTTCCTCTCCTTCGACCTGGAGATGGACACCCGCACGCCCGCCAACGGCACACCCGCCGAGTACGTCGCCGCCTACCGGCACATCCATGACCGGTTCCGTGAGCTGGGTGTGACGAATGTGGTGTGGACGTGGATCATCACCGGCTACACCGGCCACAGTGAGCTGTTCCGCACGCTCTATCCGGGCGACGCGTACGTCGACTGGATCGGCTACAACCAGTACAACTACTTCCGCTGCCACAAGGCGAAATGGCAGAGCTTCGAGCAGACGCAGACCGCGTCCCACGAATGGATCCGCGAGAACCTCTCCGCGGACAAGCCGCTGATGCTCTCGGAGTTCGGCACGGCGGACGATCCCGCGAAGCCGTCCGCCCAGGCCGAGTGGTACGAGCAAGTACCGCGTGTGGTCAAGGAATTGGAGGGGGTACGGGCCGCGCTCCAGTGGAACTACCGGGACCCGGGACCCGGCTGCGACCTCTCACTGGCCAGGGACGAGTCCTGGAAGAGCCTGCGCAAGGCGGTCTCCGACCCGTACTTCAACCAGCCGCGGCCATGA
- a CDS encoding RNA polymerase sigma factor SigF, translated as MSPRLDESRTPTAPSALRTPASDQSEQLEGLDGLPEIPPFDEVGPLDARSLSKTLFGRLENLEEGTHEYAYVRNTLVELNLALVKFAASRFRSRSEPMEDIIQVGTIGLIKAIDRFELSRGVEFPTFAMPTIVGEIKRFFRDTSWSVRVPRRLQELRLDLAKAGDELAQQFDRAPTIGELAQKLGISNDEVVEGMAASNAYTASSLDAQPEEDEAEGALADRIGYEDHGLEGIEYVESLKPLIAGLPPRDRQILSLRFVANMTQSEIGEELGISQMHVSRLLSRTLVRLRKGLTLEE; from the coding sequence ATGTCACCCCGGCTCGACGAATCGCGTACCCCCACCGCGCCGTCGGCACTGCGCACCCCCGCAAGCGACCAGTCCGAGCAGCTGGAAGGCCTCGACGGCCTCCCGGAGATCCCGCCCTTCGACGAGGTGGGGCCGCTGGACGCCCGATCCCTGTCGAAGACACTCTTCGGACGGCTCGAGAACCTCGAAGAGGGCACGCACGAGTACGCCTACGTGCGCAACACACTCGTCGAACTCAACCTGGCGCTGGTCAAGTTCGCCGCCTCCCGCTTCCGCTCCCGCAGTGAGCCGATGGAGGACATCATCCAGGTCGGCACCATCGGCCTGATCAAGGCGATCGACCGCTTCGAGCTCAGCAGGGGCGTCGAGTTCCCGACCTTCGCGATGCCGACCATCGTCGGCGAGATCAAGCGCTTCTTCCGCGACACCTCGTGGTCGGTACGGGTGCCGCGCCGGCTCCAGGAGCTGCGGCTCGACCTCGCAAAGGCGGGCGACGAACTCGCCCAGCAGTTCGACCGCGCACCCACCATCGGCGAGCTGGCCCAGAAGCTCGGCATCAGCAACGACGAGGTCGTCGAGGGCATGGCGGCGAGCAACGCGTACACCGCGAGCTCGCTGGACGCCCAGCCCGAGGAGGACGAGGCCGAGGGCGCCCTCGCGGACCGCATCGGCTACGAGGACCACGGGCTCGAGGGCATCGAGTACGTCGAGTCGCTCAAGCCGCTGATCGCAGGCCTTCCGCCAAGGGACCGTCAAATTCTCTCCCTTCGCTTCGTCGCCAACATGACGCAGTCGGAGATCGGCGAGGAGCTCGGGATCTCGCAGATGCATGTGTCCCGGCTGCTGTCCCGCACCCTGGTCAGACTCAGGAAGGGCCTGACGCTCGAGGAGTAG
- a CDS encoding DegT/DnrJ/EryC1/StrS family aminotransferase, whose protein sequence is MRHRLGRECLYVPSCRLGLYVALRHWCRPGGRVLMSPVNDDVIFFVVLAAGLRPVQAPLRAEDGSIDLAAVPESVWHGLSAVLTTNLYGNPDPAPELRARCDQLGIPLLEDAAHAIGSTVAGQPVGTFGDASVFSLSKHTGAKTGGFLTVADPALRAGLERARDELLEPARLSAELAYGLRPYAEAGVRGLRLVGAARATLRLLGLEEREDIRMELRPGELKRAQSAAPALTDFHSWIRVDMHDYRLRPGGLRLRRTERLLTRLEGRLAGHRAGVQVLSATRWALPRPGPAQPLFRVPLLVEDRDAAIAALARRRITVGYLYDPPLDAYAGDLFTDPSPAPGPAAWFARHALPVDPLRAEAAISVLTGLGARPAEVPAAFAHRDTDRATGPQGGDSG, encoded by the coding sequence ATGCGCCACCGCCTGGGCAGAGAATGTCTGTATGTGCCGTCATGCCGTCTGGGGCTCTATGTGGCGCTGCGCCACTGGTGCCGGCCCGGCGGGCGGGTGCTGATGTCGCCCGTCAACGACGACGTCATCTTCTTCGTGGTGCTCGCCGCAGGACTGCGCCCCGTACAGGCGCCGCTCAGGGCCGAGGACGGCTCCATCGACCTGGCGGCCGTCCCCGAATCCGTATGGCATGGTCTTTCCGCCGTGCTCACCACCAATCTGTACGGCAATCCCGACCCGGCTCCCGAACTGCGCGCCCGCTGCGACCAGTTGGGGATCCCGCTGCTCGAGGACGCCGCGCACGCCATCGGCAGCACGGTGGCCGGGCAGCCGGTGGGGACCTTCGGCGACGCGTCCGTCTTCAGCCTCTCCAAGCACACCGGGGCCAAGACCGGCGGATTCCTCACCGTCGCCGATCCGGCGCTGCGGGCGGGTCTTGAGCGTGCCCGGGACGAACTCCTCGAACCGGCGCGGCTGTCGGCGGAGCTCGCCTACGGTCTGCGGCCGTACGCCGAAGCCGGTGTGCGGGGACTGCGGCTCGTCGGCGCGGCCCGCGCGACCCTGCGGCTGCTCGGTCTCGAAGAACGCGAGGACATCCGGATGGAGCTGCGGCCCGGCGAGCTGAAAAGGGCGCAGTCCGCGGCGCCCGCGCTCACCGACTTCCACTCCTGGATACGGGTGGACATGCACGACTACCGCCTCAGACCGGGCGGCCTGCGGCTGCGGCGCACCGAGCGGCTGCTGACCCGCCTCGAAGGCCGGCTGGCCGGCCACCGGGCCGGCGTCCAGGTGCTGTCCGCCACCCGGTGGGCGCTGCCGCGGCCGGGACCCGCGCAGCCGCTGTTCCGGGTGCCGCTGCTGGTCGAGGACCGTGACGCCGCCATCGCCGCGCTCGCCCGGCGCCGGATCACCGTCGGCTATCTCTACGACCCGCCGCTCGACGCGTACGCGGGCGACCTCTTCACCGACCCGTCGCCCGCACCGGGACCGGCCGCCTGGTTCGCCCGGCACGCGCTGCCCGTCGACCCGCTCCGGGCCGAGGCGGCGATATCCGTCCTCACAGGGCTGGGCGCCAGGCCCGCGGAGGTCCCGGCGGCGTTCGCCCACCGCGACACAGACCGGGCCACCGGCCCGCAGGGCGGGGACAGTGGCTGA
- a CDS encoding polysaccharide deacetylase family protein has protein sequence MPRIPVLLYHAVMDDPPDWIAEFTVTPRDFGAQLDAIVASGRTPVPISALVSHLAGRSPLPDRPVILTFDDGFADLPGPTAEALASRALPATAYLTTGAITPGRRSLLPPAPMMTLSQAPLLQQYGMEVGAHTVTHPQLDTLPPGALRRELREPKAVLEDVLGHEVAHLAYPHGYNSPAVRRAALGAGYASAVAVRHALSSETDEAYRIARLILRHTHTVADIEAWMDGRGAPVAPFPDSLPTIGWRLYRRARAAVRGPVFAG, from the coding sequence ATGCCCCGGATTCCCGTACTGCTCTACCACGCGGTGATGGACGATCCGCCCGACTGGATCGCCGAATTCACCGTCACGCCAAGGGACTTCGGCGCACAGCTGGACGCGATCGTGGCCAGCGGCCGCACCCCGGTCCCGATCAGCGCTCTCGTGAGCCACCTCGCCGGCCGCTCTCCGCTGCCGGACCGGCCCGTCATCCTCACCTTCGACGACGGCTTCGCCGATCTGCCCGGCCCCACCGCCGAGGCGCTCGCCTCGCGCGCGCTGCCCGCCACCGCGTATCTCACCACCGGGGCCATCACCCCCGGCCGGCGCAGCCTGCTGCCGCCCGCGCCGATGATGACGCTCTCCCAGGCGCCGCTCCTCCAGCAGTACGGCATGGAGGTCGGCGCCCACACCGTCACGCACCCCCAGCTGGACACCCTTCCGCCCGGCGCGCTCCGCCGGGAGCTGCGGGAGCCCAAGGCGGTGCTGGAGGACGTACTCGGCCATGAGGTGGCGCATCTCGCCTATCCGCACGGCTACAACAGTCCGGCCGTGCGCAGGGCGGCGCTCGGGGCCGGTTACGCCTCCGCGGTCGCCGTCCGGCACGCGCTGAGCTCCGAGACCGACGAGGCGTACCGCATCGCCCGCCTCATCCTGCGCCACACCCACACAGTCGCGGACATCGAGGCATGGATGGACGGGCGGGGCGCTCCGGTCGCGCCGTTCCCCGATTCGCTGCCGACGATCGGCTGGCGGCTCTACCGACGGGCCCGTGCGGCCGTCAGAGGCCCGGTCTTCGCGGGCTAG
- a CDS encoding ATP-binding protein — protein MSTTRQQQPGDLGPEPSGAGAAGSSGVPGGAVRSLALGSASGIVPLARDFTRQALYDWGWLPAATADRRAAAEDVLLVVSELVTNACLHAEGPEALKVGCDGKVLRLEVSDRGTGQPAPRTPHRAGRPGGHGMFIVQRLCMDWGVVRVPGAPGKTVWAELAAPV, from the coding sequence ATGAGCACCACCCGGCAGCAGCAGCCGGGCGACCTCGGCCCCGAGCCGAGCGGCGCCGGCGCCGCCGGCTCCTCCGGGGTGCCCGGCGGGGCGGTGCGCAGCCTTGCCCTGGGCAGCGCCAGCGGCATCGTCCCGCTCGCCCGCGACTTCACCCGCCAGGCGCTGTACGACTGGGGCTGGCTGCCCGCCGCCACGGCCGACCGCCGAGCGGCGGCCGAAGATGTGCTGCTGGTCGTCTCCGAACTGGTCACCAACGCCTGCCTGCACGCCGAGGGGCCGGAGGCGCTGAAGGTCGGGTGCGACGGCAAGGTGCTGCGCCTGGAGGTCTCGGACCGCGGCACCGGGCAGCCCGCGCCGCGCACCCCGCACCGGGCCGGCCGGCCTGGCGGACACGGCATGTTCATCGTCCAACGCCTCTGTATGGACTGGGGGGTTGTACGCGTTCCCGGCGCGCCGGGCAAGACGGTGTGGGCGGAGCTCGCCGCCCCGGTCTAG
- a CDS encoding peptidase yields MSYQKRTALALAAAVAGSVVLMAAPAAHASVVDVDYQCQTPIGPKGAVSPIDIKAVKSGSGYQLTMSFQKGVSSSPVELGKGAMKPSALIKLGGVGEGTVSVSGPANAAAIPANTPIKINDLTGTYTPKKSGKATFTAGVLTIKALGTTTTCTPRNNPKPSLELDVTAASGTGPQTAPSGGDELPRTGPLDSAMALGTLGGTVLLAGAAGVLWLTRRGQRTAS; encoded by the coding sequence GTGTCGTACCAGAAGCGGACAGCTCTCGCGCTGGCAGCAGCGGTGGCGGGCTCGGTGGTGCTGATGGCCGCCCCCGCCGCCCATGCCAGTGTTGTAGACGTCGACTACCAGTGTCAGACGCCGATCGGGCCCAAGGGCGCGGTCTCGCCGATCGACATCAAGGCCGTCAAGAGCGGCAGCGGCTACCAGCTGACCATGTCCTTCCAGAAGGGCGTCTCCTCCAGCCCGGTGGAGCTCGGCAAGGGCGCGATGAAGCCGAGCGCCCTGATCAAGCTCGGCGGGGTGGGAGAGGGCACGGTTTCGGTGTCCGGACCGGCGAACGCCGCGGCGATCCCGGCCAACACCCCTATCAAAATCAATGATTTGACGGGTACGTACACCCCCAAGAAGAGCGGCAAGGCCACCTTCACCGCCGGGGTGCTGACCATCAAGGCGCTCGGTACGACCACGACCTGCACGCCCAGGAACAACCCGAAGCCGTCGCTGGAACTGGATGTCACCGCGGCGTCCGGCACCGGCCCCCAGACCGCGCCCTCCGGCGGTGACGAACTGCCCAGGACCGGCCCACTGGACTCGGCCATGGCGCTCGGCACGCTCGGTGGCACCGTGCTGCTGGCCGGGGCCGCCGGGGTGCTGTGGCTGACCAGGCGCGGTCAGCGGACCGCGAGCTGA